A region of Shinella zoogloeoides DNA encodes the following proteins:
- a CDS encoding transporter substrate-binding domain-containing protein: MKYAILLTSAIAAAILSGEPVHAQSIVDKVRERGYVSCGASQGVPGLSRPDEKGEWTGFDVDSCRAVAAAVFADSKKARFVPLNAAQRLPALQTGEIDVLSRTTTWTYTRDTAVRFVAINLVDGDAIMLSKALNVQKAADLDGLTICLQGGGSLVENALDTIEQDNAVKVQRVYFDSTILARDAYFGGRCDGYMSDGFAIAGQRASVAGNPEEHAIFYSGATTEPLALAIPRGDDRWLDIVRYAFNAMVWAEDRGITSQNVDEIKTTSGDAETRKALGAEPGIGEPLGLDDAWIYNVIKQVGNYGEVFDRNLGAQSALKAERRLNALPRDGGILFPIAFK; the protein is encoded by the coding sequence ATGAAGTACGCAATTCTGCTGACCAGCGCCATCGCTGCTGCTATACTTTCCGGCGAGCCGGTTCACGCCCAATCCATCGTCGACAAGGTCCGGGAACGGGGATATGTGAGCTGCGGCGCCAGCCAGGGGGTGCCCGGCCTGTCACGCCCCGACGAAAAGGGAGAGTGGACCGGTTTCGACGTCGACAGTTGCCGAGCCGTTGCCGCCGCGGTGTTCGCGGACAGCAAAAAGGCACGGTTCGTTCCACTGAACGCGGCCCAGCGCCTGCCTGCCCTTCAGACGGGCGAGATCGATGTCCTGTCGCGGACGACGACATGGACCTACACACGCGACACCGCGGTCCGCTTCGTGGCGATCAACCTCGTCGACGGCGACGCCATCATGTTGAGCAAGGCGTTGAACGTCCAGAAAGCGGCTGACCTCGATGGGTTGACGATCTGCCTGCAGGGCGGTGGCAGCCTGGTCGAGAACGCGCTCGACACGATCGAGCAGGACAATGCCGTCAAGGTCCAACGCGTCTATTTCGATTCGACCATCCTGGCGCGGGATGCCTATTTCGGCGGACGTTGCGACGGCTATATGAGCGACGGCTTCGCCATTGCCGGCCAGCGTGCGTCTGTCGCTGGCAATCCGGAGGAGCATGCCATCTTCTATAGCGGCGCGACCACCGAGCCGCTCGCTCTAGCCATCCCCCGTGGTGACGACCGCTGGTTGGACATCGTGCGCTATGCGTTCAACGCCATGGTCTGGGCCGAAGATCGCGGCATCACCTCGCAGAATGTCGATGAAATCAAAACGACGAGCGGCGATGCAGAAACGCGCAAGGCGCTGGGGGCCGAACCCGGCATCGGCGAGCCGCTCGGTTTGGACGACGCTTGGATCTACAATGTCATCAAGCAGGTCGGAAACTACGGCGAAGTCTTTGACCGCAATCTTGGGGCACAGAGCGCGCTCAAGGCCGAGCGCCGTCTCAACGCCCTCCCGCGCGATGGCGGCATCCTATTCCCGATTGCGTTCAAGTAA
- a CDS encoding amino acid ABC transporter permease, which translates to MLQDARFRAAAVQLMLLAGVATFGIALVSATAQNLQLRGIPVGFGFLWKPANFQIAETILPYSSSDPNWWAAVVGLANSLFISVLVIVIASVIGLFIGIGRLSNNPLMSGLCRGWVEIARNTPLVVLLIFTYALWWEVLPLASQAWKLGPGTHLSVRGLSMPALHWSASGVMPLAFVGAGLLGVFTASRAAHRRQSRTGRRPPYVLWAWIAVASGVALLLMLYRNALSIELPEFRRANFVGGWSLTPELTSILIGLTFYTAGFVGEIVRGGIVAVRRGQWEAATALGLTRAQTYRLVVLPLALRSIVPPMNSQYINVIKNSTLAIVVGYQDFMTVMSTMINKTSHAIEGVAMILGVFLLVNLALSALLNAYNRRIAIVER; encoded by the coding sequence ATGCTGCAGGATGCCCGCTTTCGTGCGGCTGCCGTTCAGCTGATGTTGTTGGCTGGCGTTGCGACCTTCGGGATCGCCTTGGTCTCCGCCACGGCGCAAAACCTTCAGCTTCGGGGCATACCCGTCGGTTTTGGCTTTCTCTGGAAACCGGCGAATTTTCAGATCGCGGAGACGATCCTTCCCTATTCGTCCTCCGATCCGAACTGGTGGGCGGCGGTCGTCGGCCTCGCCAACAGCCTGTTCATTTCAGTCCTCGTGATCGTCATCGCCAGCGTCATTGGCCTCTTCATCGGCATCGGGCGCCTGAGCAACAACCCCCTGATGAGCGGCCTTTGCCGTGGTTGGGTTGAGATCGCCCGCAACACGCCGCTCGTCGTCCTACTCATTTTCACCTACGCGCTTTGGTGGGAGGTTTTGCCTCTCGCTTCGCAAGCGTGGAAGCTGGGCCCCGGCACGCATCTTTCGGTGCGGGGACTTTCCATGCCGGCGCTTCACTGGTCGGCATCGGGGGTAATGCCGCTGGCATTCGTTGGCGCCGGCCTCCTGGGCGTGTTCACGGCATCCCGCGCCGCCCACAGGCGGCAGTCTCGTACGGGCCGGCGCCCGCCTTATGTCTTATGGGCATGGATTGCCGTGGCATCGGGCGTGGCCCTGCTTCTCATGCTCTATCGCAATGCGTTATCGATCGAGTTGCCCGAATTCCGCCGTGCAAACTTTGTCGGCGGCTGGTCGCTGACGCCCGAACTGACCTCCATCCTGATCGGCCTTACATTCTATACCGCGGGTTTCGTCGGGGAAATCGTTCGCGGGGGGATCGTCGCGGTACGCAGGGGACAGTGGGAAGCCGCCACTGCGTTGGGTTTAACTCGGGCGCAGACCTACCGGCTGGTCGTCTTGCCGCTTGCCCTGCGCAGCATCGTCCCTCCGATGAATAGCCAGTACATCAACGTCATCAAGAATTCGACCCTCGCGATCGTGGTCGGCTACCAGGATTTCATGACGGTCATGAGCACTATGATCAACAAGACCAGCCACGCGATCGAAGGCGTCGCGATGATCCTCGGCGTCTTTCTCCTCGTCAACCTCGCCCTGTCCGCGCTGCTCAACGCGTACAACCGGCGCATCGCCATCGTGGAGCGTTGA
- a CDS encoding amino acid ABC transporter permease, giving the protein MVEIAYNVPALTSRPLTRRLAPFFGTPLNAVLTIALVALLVRIGWPLADWAIFEAAVLPAEPQTCQAATGACWSFLLAKYGQILFGIYPPSERWRAALVCGLILATLVVSARPSSWRPWLALAWPGMMIVVLWLMSGGFGLPYVPTSAWGGLPVTLILTVFAIGLGFPAAVLLALGRRSHMPVVRTLSILVIETIRGLPLLSLLFVASILLPLFLPDWLLPDKFVRALLALTVFAAAYLAEVIRGGLQSISAGQAEAAGALGLGYWNTQRLIILPQAIRIVIPALTNTIIVMVKNTSLVLVVGLFDLISSGKAALSDPDWPAPSTETFLFIGLIYFILAFSFARFADFLERRGKEML; this is encoded by the coding sequence ATGGTCGAAATCGCCTACAACGTACCGGCGCTTACCAGTCGCCCTCTCACGAGACGGTTGGCGCCGTTTTTCGGCACGCCGCTCAATGCTGTCTTGACGATAGCGCTGGTCGCGCTTTTGGTCCGTATCGGGTGGCCGCTTGCGGATTGGGCGATCTTCGAAGCAGCCGTGCTTCCCGCCGAGCCCCAGACCTGCCAGGCGGCGACAGGCGCCTGCTGGAGTTTTCTCCTCGCCAAGTATGGGCAGATCCTCTTCGGCATCTATCCGCCCTCGGAACGGTGGCGCGCCGCACTGGTGTGCGGATTAATCCTCGCGACACTGGTGGTTTCCGCAAGGCCGTCGTCATGGCGGCCTTGGCTCGCCCTGGCCTGGCCGGGCATGATGATCGTCGTGCTGTGGCTCATGAGCGGCGGTTTCGGTCTGCCCTACGTGCCCACAAGCGCCTGGGGCGGCCTGCCGGTGACGCTTATCCTCACCGTCTTCGCCATCGGCCTCGGATTTCCGGCGGCAGTGCTTCTGGCTCTCGGCCGCAGGTCGCATATGCCTGTTGTGCGAACATTGAGTATCCTGGTCATCGAGACGATCCGCGGTCTTCCGCTTCTGAGCCTTCTTTTCGTCGCCTCGATCCTGCTGCCGCTCTTTCTTCCGGATTGGCTCCTCCCGGACAAATTCGTCCGTGCGCTTCTTGCGCTCACGGTTTTTGCGGCGGCTTACCTCGCGGAGGTGATACGGGGTGGGCTCCAGTCGATCTCTGCGGGCCAGGCGGAAGCGGCAGGAGCGCTGGGCCTCGGATATTGGAACACCCAGCGACTGATCATCTTGCCGCAGGCGATCCGCATCGTCATCCCGGCGCTGACCAACACCATCATCGTGATGGTGAAGAACACCAGCCTGGTTCTGGTGGTGGGCCTCTTCGATCTCATCAGTTCCGGCAAGGCGGCACTGTCCGATCCGGACTGGCCAGCACCATCGACAGAGACCTTCCTGTTCATCGGTCTGATCTACTTCATTCTCGCCTTTTCCTTTGCTCGTTTTGCCGACTTCCTGGAACGCCGCGGTAAGGAGATGCTTTGA
- a CDS encoding amino acid ABC transporter ATP-binding protein produces the protein MAATPIATLAISIENLGKSYGDFEVLKSVNLSVAQGEKIVICGPSGSGKSTLIRTINRLEEHQRGRIIVDGIELTGDLKWIEKVRSEVGMVFQHFNLFPHLTILENCTLAPIWVRKMPRQHAQEIAMEFLRKVRIPEQADKYPGQLSGGQQQRVAIARALCMKPRIMLFDEPTSALDPEMIKEVLDTMIELANDGMTMLCVTHEMGFAQAVADRIVFMDGGKVIEENRPAEFFKSPRNPRARAFLSQIVGHLGRSFTDGPTAD, from the coding sequence ATGGCTGCCACTCCCATTGCAACACTCGCGATAAGTATCGAGAATCTTGGGAAGTCCTATGGCGATTTCGAGGTCTTGAAGAGCGTCAACCTCTCTGTCGCGCAAGGCGAGAAGATTGTTATCTGTGGACCCTCCGGCTCTGGCAAGTCGACGCTGATCCGCACGATCAATCGGCTCGAGGAGCATCAGCGCGGCAGGATCATCGTTGACGGGATCGAATTGACCGGTGACCTGAAGTGGATCGAGAAAGTCCGATCGGAAGTTGGAATGGTTTTTCAGCACTTCAATCTCTTCCCGCACTTGACCATACTGGAAAACTGCACCCTCGCGCCAATCTGGGTTCGCAAAATGCCGCGCCAACACGCGCAGGAGATTGCGATGGAGTTCCTCCGAAAGGTCCGCATTCCGGAGCAGGCCGATAAGTATCCCGGGCAGCTCTCGGGCGGTCAGCAGCAGCGTGTGGCGATCGCGCGGGCGCTGTGCATGAAACCTCGCATTATGCTGTTCGACGAACCGACATCGGCGCTGGACCCGGAGATGATCAAGGAGGTGCTCGACACAATGATCGAACTCGCCAACGACGGTATGACCATGCTGTGCGTCACGCATGAGATGGGTTTTGCGCAGGCGGTTGCCGACCGCATCGTTTTCATGGATGGCGGAAAAGTGATCGAAGAAAACCGGCCGGCGGAGTTTTTCAAGTCGCCGCGAAACCCGCGCGCGCGCGCGTTTCTCAGCCAGATAGTCGGGCACTTAGGTCGATCGTTCACAGACGGTCCAACCGCGGATTGA
- a CDS encoding pseudoazurin translates to MLKRRDVLLGAAIGTIALTALPVRAATKDHQVMMLNKGKKGAMVFEPDFILAAPGDTVTFVPVDKGHNAETIKGLIPDGANAFKGKINEQITVTVEQEGIYGVKCLPHYGMGMVALIAVGQPVNLEQARTVKHIGKAKKVFEELLAQVPTT, encoded by the coding sequence ATGCTTAAACGACGAGACGTATTGCTGGGTGCAGCGATTGGCACCATAGCGTTGACGGCGCTGCCTGTCAGAGCGGCAACGAAAGACCATCAGGTGATGATGCTCAACAAAGGCAAGAAGGGCGCGATGGTCTTCGAGCCCGATTTCATTTTGGCCGCGCCTGGCGATACAGTGACCTTTGTGCCCGTCGACAAGGGCCACAATGCCGAGACCATCAAGGGATTGATCCCGGATGGAGCGAACGCGTTCAAAGGCAAAATCAACGAGCAGATCACGGTAACCGTCGAGCAGGAAGGCATCTATGGTGTAAAATGCCTTCCGCACTATGGAATGGGGATGGTGGCGCTCATCGCGGTGGGGCAGCCGGTCAACCTGGAACAGGCCAGGACGGTGAAACATATAGGCAAGGCAAAGAAGGTGTTCGAGGAACTGCTGGCGCAGGTGCCGACGACGTGA
- the copC gene encoding copper homeostasis periplasmic binding protein CopC, translating to MNKFKALFLTSFAMTVLTAAPATAHSVLKNSSPSADTTVEAPRSLELTFSETVNLRFSNIELIGPDGAAVRVGKPINSQDGHTLLAPLPEPLPSGRYDVKWDALSKDGHKINGNFSFLVK from the coding sequence ATGAACAAATTCAAAGCTTTATTCTTAACGTCGTTTGCAATGACAGTTCTGACAGCCGCCCCGGCAACGGCGCACTCCGTGCTCAAGAATTCGTCGCCAAGTGCCGATACAACCGTGGAAGCACCAAGGTCACTTGAGCTCACGTTCTCCGAAACCGTCAACCTGCGCTTCAGCAATATCGAACTCATCGGGCCTGATGGTGCGGCGGTGCGAGTGGGCAAGCCTATCAATTCGCAGGATGGTCATACGCTTCTTGCGCCCCTTCCGGAGCCGCTGCCTTCAGGCAGGTATGATGTCAAATGGGATGCTCTTTCCAAGGATGGTCATAAGATAAACGGCAATTTCAGCTTTCTCGTCAAATGA
- the copD gene encoding copper homeostasis membrane protein CopD: MADPVIVLILCRGAIFGAALMIWGASLFRWRLQPHAERMRFEGWMILCLVVAVIILLPAQAARVSDGWGDIFEPGLLRDVIVFTTPGRSWALQAAAITVAAFAFVMQWTRATVLSIVIVFIAQSMTGHAAASEGVFGYVRQANDVLHQIAAGAWLGALPYVLRLLPDVEKLDAKMILIRYSGEGHFWVSLLLVTGLIATLWIFEGIPLDWSIRYQLLWALKVFVTMAMVGLAVCNRYFLVPRLRDRPDALSALARATRLEIALGLLAVALVAWFGTLEPL; encoded by the coding sequence ATGGCGGACCCGGTAATTGTCCTCATCCTGTGCCGGGGCGCAATATTCGGAGCAGCCCTTATGATCTGGGGGGCGTCATTGTTTCGCTGGCGCCTCCAGCCTCATGCAGAGAGGATGCGTTTCGAGGGCTGGATGATTCTGTGCTTGGTTGTCGCGGTCATTATTCTCCTGCCGGCACAGGCGGCCCGGGTTTCTGACGGGTGGGGCGATATTTTTGAACCGGGCCTTCTTCGGGATGTCATAGTTTTCACCACGCCCGGAAGGTCGTGGGCTCTCCAGGCGGCGGCGATCACGGTGGCTGCGTTTGCATTTGTCATGCAATGGACAAGGGCCACCGTGCTGTCGATAGTGATCGTGTTCATTGCCCAATCGATGACCGGACATGCCGCAGCATCCGAAGGCGTATTCGGGTATGTGCGGCAGGCGAATGACGTGCTTCACCAGATCGCTGCGGGAGCTTGGTTGGGTGCGCTGCCGTATGTCTTGCGGCTTCTGCCGGACGTGGAAAAGCTTGACGCGAAGATGATTCTTATCCGTTATTCAGGCGAGGGCCATTTTTGGGTTTCGCTTCTGCTCGTGACCGGGTTGATTGCTACTCTTTGGATCTTCGAAGGAATACCGCTTGACTGGAGCATTCGCTATCAGCTGCTTTGGGCTTTGAAGGTGTTCGTGACAATGGCCATGGTCGGACTTGCGGTGTGCAATCGTTACTTCCTGGTGCCGCGTCTTCGGGACAGGCCCGACGCATTGTCGGCGCTCGCGAGAGCAACCAGACTCGAGATCGCGCTTGGGCTATTGGCCGTTGCGCTGGTTGCATGGTTTGGAACGCTCGAACCACTTTGA